The Micavibrio sp. TMED2 genome has a window encoding:
- a CDS encoding ribonuclease HII: MPDFLLEQQARLKGAGIICGVDEVGRGPLAGPVLAVAAIIPTGADGRPALPDTVLNRLNDSKKLSLKTREALFDPLVEHVPHGIGMVEPAEIDRINILQATFVAMTEAVGKLPTAPDLALIDGNRVPPRLTCRGEPVIKGDSKSLSIAAASVIAKVLRDRIMVELAATFPGYGWDRNAGYGTAEHRTAIASLGLTPHHRRSFGGCR; encoded by the coding sequence ATGCCCGATTTCCTGCTCGAACAGCAGGCCCGCCTCAAGGGCGCAGGGATTATCTGCGGCGTTGACGAGGTGGGGCGCGGACCTCTCGCCGGACCGGTGCTGGCCGTCGCGGCCATTATCCCGACCGGGGCCGATGGCAGACCCGCCCTGCCCGATACCGTGCTGAACCGTCTGAATGACAGCAAGAAACTCTCGCTCAAGACCCGCGAGGCGCTGTTTGACCCGCTGGTCGAGCATGTCCCCCATGGCATCGGCATGGTGGAGCCAGCCGAGATCGACCGGATCAATATCCTGCAGGCAACCTTTGTCGCAATGACAGAGGCGGTCGGCAAACTGCCAACCGCCCCCGATCTTGCATTGATTGATGGCAACAGGGTGCCGCCGAGGCTGACCTGCCGCGGCGAACCGGTGATCAAGGGCGATAGCAAATCGCTGTCGATTGCTGCCGCCTCGGTCATCGCCAAGGTTCTGCGCGACCGCATCATGGTCGAGCTTGCCGCAACCTTCCCCGGCTATGGCTGGGACCGCAATGCCGGTTACGGCACTGCCGAACACCGCACCGCCATCGCCAGCCTCGGCCTCACCCCGCACCACCGCCGCAGCTTCGGCGGCTGTCGGTGA
- a CDS encoding LysR family transcriptional regulator — translation MDRLISMEVFVQVVDQGSFAGAARQMSMSRAMVSKHIQALEERLGARLLNRTTRTVSLTEVGTAYYERCQTVLNDVEEAECVVDELHHAPKGTLKINAPMTFGARHLAEALTSFKDEYPDVTIDLSLNDRLVDLVEEGYDVAIRIGELADSSLIARKLNVCRRVLCASPDYLQKHGTPESLRDLGRHNCLLYTLSPKLNEWRFIDAEGTAHSVRVDGSLQANNGDVLRLAAIGGHGIVLQPTFIVGPDIKNGKLVPILTDYMPTEINIHLVYPHNRYLTAKVRSFIDFMVAHFKGAPPWDDWLKDYPDHAVAKQS, via the coding sequence ATGGACCGTCTCATCAGTATGGAAGTGTTTGTGCAGGTTGTGGATCAAGGCAGTTTCGCCGGGGCCGCACGCCAGATGTCCATGTCACGGGCCATGGTGTCCAAGCATATTCAGGCCCTGGAAGAGCGTCTCGGCGCCCGCCTCCTGAACCGCACCACCCGTACGGTCTCACTCACCGAGGTCGGCACCGCCTATTACGAACGCTGCCAGACGGTGCTCAATGATGTGGAAGAGGCCGAATGCGTTGTCGATGAACTGCACCATGCACCCAAGGGCACGCTGAAGATCAACGCGCCGATGACATTCGGAGCCCGCCACCTCGCCGAGGCCCTGACCAGTTTCAAGGATGAATACCCCGACGTTACCATCGACCTGTCGCTCAATGACCGGCTCGTCGACCTCGTCGAGGAAGGCTATGACGTGGCGATCCGCATCGGTGAACTCGCGGATTCCAGCCTGATCGCCCGCAAGCTGAATGTCTGCCGCCGGGTGCTGTGCGCTTCGCCCGACTATCTGCAGAAACACGGCACACCGGAGAGCCTGCGCGATCTCGGACGCCACAACTGCCTGCTCTACACCCTGTCACCCAAGCTGAATGAATGGCGCTTCATCGATGCCGAAGGCACCGCCCATTCGGTCCGGGTCGACGGCTCGTTACAGGCCAATAACGGCGATGTTCTGCGGCTTGCCGCCATCGGCGGGCATGGCATTGTCCTGCAGCCGACCTTCATCGTCGGCCCGGACATCAAGAACGGCAAGCTGGTACCGATCCTGACCGACTACATGCCGACCGAGATCAACATCCATCTGGTCTATCCGCATAACCGCTACCTGACCGCCAAGGTGCGCAGCTTCATCGACTTCATGGTCGCCCATTTCAAGGGCGCGCCACCATGGGATGACTGGCTGAAGGATTACCCCGATCACGCCGTTGCCAAACAGAGCTGA
- a CDS encoding radical SAM protein encodes MTNTATETELDNGPAAIMPRPRGRGALSNRSGRFEPTTTELVDDGWRSLEGDPEHEIAPEIGAQLQTIIGIDTSRTIISRNDSPDIGFDRSINPYKGCEHGCIYCYARPTHTYLGFSAGVDFERRIFAKPNAPELLREALAKPGYRPQVIVIGANTDPYQPIERQMAITRQILQIMAETRHPVGLITKSDLVTRDIDLLADLARDNLVHVGMSVTTLDPKLARIMEPRASTPAKRLAAIRAMSEAGIPVRIMTAPMIPGINDDEMEKLLASGSEMGADYASYTMLRVPLEIEELVREWLDAHFPNKADKVFSLLRGAHGDRNNPDRAYNSQFGVRMRGAGAYADMLRQRFRATVTRLGLNSRTAAMPTDLFRRPTDNPDQMGFGF; translated from the coding sequence ATGACCAATACAGCGACAGAGACAGAACTGGACAACGGTCCGGCGGCGATCATGCCCCGGCCACGCGGGCGCGGTGCGTTGAGCAATCGCAGCGGCCGGTTCGAGCCAACCACAACGGAACTGGTTGATGATGGCTGGCGCTCGCTGGAGGGTGATCCGGAGCATGAGATCGCCCCGGAAATCGGTGCCCAGCTGCAGACCATCATCGGCATCGATACCAGCCGCACCATCATCAGCCGGAATGACAGCCCGGATATCGGTTTTGACCGCTCGATCAATCCGTATAAGGGCTGTGAGCATGGCTGTATCTATTGCTATGCCCGCCCAACCCATACCTATCTTGGGTTTTCCGCCGGGGTGGATTTCGAGCGGCGCATCTTTGCCAAGCCCAATGCCCCCGAATTGCTGCGCGAGGCTCTGGCCAAGCCGGGCTACAGGCCACAGGTAATCGTGATCGGTGCCAATACCGATCCCTATCAGCCGATCGAGCGCCAGATGGCAATTACCCGTCAGATCCTGCAGATCATGGCCGAGACCCGGCATCCGGTCGGGCTGATCACCAAATCCGATCTGGTGACCAGGGACATTGACCTGCTGGCCGATCTCGCCCGGGACAATCTGGTGCATGTGGGCATGTCGGTTACCACGCTCGACCCCAAACTGGCGCGGATCATGGAGCCGCGGGCTAGCACACCGGCCAAGCGTCTCGCCGCCATCCGCGCCATGAGTGAGGCGGGCATCCCGGTCAGGATCATGACCGCCCCGATGATCCCCGGCATCAATGATGATGAGATGGAAAAGCTGCTCGCCAGCGGTTCGGAAATGGGCGCAGACTACGCCAGCTACACCATGCTCCGGGTACCGCTGGAGATCGAAGAGCTGGTGCGGGAATGGCTCGATGCCCATTTCCCGAACAAGGCGGACAAGGTGTTCAGCCTGCTGCGCGGTGCCCATGGCGATCGCAACAATCCCGACCGGGCCTATAACAGCCAGTTCGGCGTGCGGATGCGCGGGGCCGGTGCCTATGCCGACATGCTGCGCCAGCGCTTCCGCGCCACCGTCACCCGCCTCGGCCTCAACAGCAGAACCGCCGCCATGCCCACCGACCTGTTCCGCCGCCCGACCGACAACCCCGACCAGATGGGCTTCGGGTTCTAA
- a CDS encoding molybdenum cofactor biosynthesis protein B, protein MVSSRCTHVWTLNNFRLPPVAGLDHSIAFIPLNIAIITVSDSRDESTDTSGALLVERLEAAGHNLASRQIIPDDRQRLADTFRSLSDDDGVDIVISTGGTGLTGRDVTPEALTDVMDKAIDGFGELFRWLSYDKIGTSTIQSRAMAGLVGTTYVFCLPGSTSACRDAWDGILATQLDSRYRPCNFIELIPRLNEK, encoded by the coding sequence ATGGTGAGCAGCCGATGTACTCACGTCTGGACACTCAACAACTTCAGGTTGCCTCCCGTGGCCGGTCTTGATCATTCAATCGCCTTTATCCCGCTGAACATCGCCATCATCACCGTATCGGACAGCCGTGACGAGAGTACGGATACCTCCGGTGCTTTGCTGGTCGAACGCCTTGAGGCAGCGGGACACAATCTCGCCTCGCGCCAGATCATTCCCGATGACCGCCAGCGTCTCGCAGATACCTTCCGCAGCCTGTCCGATGATGACGGTGTTGATATTGTCATTTCCACCGGTGGCACCGGCCTGACCGGGCGTGACGTAACACCGGAAGCCCTGACCGATGTCATGGACAAGGCCATCGACGGGTTTGGTGAGCTGTTCCGCTGGCTCAGCTATGACAAGATCGGCACCTCGACCATCCAGTCACGCGCCATGGCCGGTCTCGTCGGCACGACTTATGTGTTCTGCCTGCCCGGCTCCACCAGCGCCTGCCGCGACGCCTGGGACGGCATTCTCGCGACCCAGCTCGACAGCCGTTATCGACCCTGCAACTTTATCGAACTGATTCCGCGACTTAACGAAAAATAG
- a CDS encoding electron transfer flavoprotein-ubiquinone oxidoreductase, translated as MERESMEFDVVIVGAGPAGLSTAIRLKQRANEAGSELSVCVIEKGSEVGAHLLSGAVFEPRALNELIPDWKEKGAPLTVEAKSDKFLFLTKTKAFRLPTPPQMHNKGNYVISLGELGRWLAEQAEAIGVEIYPGFAAAEVLYDDEGRVMGVATGDMGIGKDGEQTANYTPGVELHAKQTVFSEGCRGSLTKTLFEKFDLRKDCDPQTYSLGIKEIWEIDPAKHSPGTILHTTGWPMDNETYGGSWLYHFKDNLVSVGFVVGLDYKNPYLSPFEEMQRFKTHPAIAPLFEGARRVSYGARALSAGGYQSIPKLTMPGGVLVGDSAGFLNVPKIKGNHTAMKSGMVAGDALFEHLAANKGRDECTAYPEALKQSWLWDELYKVRNIKPSFHWGFIAAFFYSALDTIILRGRAPWTLKNHADHKQLREASVSKKIDYPKPDGVLTFDRLSSVFISDTNHEENQPAHLKLKDPSVPIAHNLPLYDEPAQRYCPAAVYEVVEENGEPTFRINAQNCVHCKTCDIKDPTQNINWVVPEGGGGPNYAMM; from the coding sequence ATGGAACGCGAAAGCATGGAATTTGATGTGGTGATTGTCGGTGCCGGGCCTGCCGGTCTGTCAACCGCCATCCGCCTGAAGCAGCGCGCGAATGAGGCGGGCAGCGAGCTGTCGGTCTGTGTCATCGAGAAGGGCTCGGAGGTCGGTGCCCATCTGCTGTCGGGTGCGGTTTTTGAACCGCGTGCGCTCAATGAACTGATCCCGGACTGGAAAGAGAAGGGGGCACCACTGACCGTTGAGGCGAAGAGCGACAAGTTCCTGTTCCTCACCAAAACCAAAGCGTTCCGTCTGCCGACCCCGCCGCAGATGCACAATAAGGGCAATTATGTCATCAGCCTCGGCGAACTGGGCCGTTGGCTGGCCGAGCAGGCGGAAGCCATCGGCGTTGAAATCTATCCCGGCTTTGCCGCTGCCGAAGTGCTTTATGATGACGAAGGCCGGGTGATGGGCGTGGCCACCGGCGATATGGGGATCGGCAAGGATGGCGAGCAGACCGCCAACTATACCCCCGGTGTCGAACTGCATGCCAAGCAGACGGTATTTTCCGAAGGCTGCCGCGGCTCCCTGACCAAGACACTGTTCGAGAAGTTTGACCTGCGCAAGGATTGTGACCCCCAGACCTATTCTCTCGGGATCAAGGAAATCTGGGAAATTGATCCAGCCAAGCATAGCCCCGGCACCATTTTGCACACAACTGGTTGGCCGATGGATAACGAGACCTATGGCGGGTCATGGCTCTATCACTTCAAGGACAATCTGGTGTCGGTCGGGTTTGTGGTCGGCCTCGATTACAAGAACCCCTATCTCTCACCCTTCGAGGAGATGCAGCGGTTCAAGACCCATCCGGCCATCGCGCCGCTGTTCGAGGGCGCGCGTCGCGTCTCATACGGTGCCCGCGCCCTGTCCGCTGGCGGCTATCAATCAATTCCGAAGCTGACCATGCCCGGCGGCGTGCTGGTCGGTGACAGTGCCGGTTTCCTTAATGTGCCCAAGATCAAGGGCAACCATACCGCCATGAAATCGGGCATGGTGGCGGGCGATGCGCTGTTTGAGCATCTGGCCGCTAACAAGGGGCGTGACGAATGTACGGCCTATCCCGAGGCGCTGAAGCAAAGCTGGCTGTGGGATGAGCTGTATAAGGTCCGCAATATCAAGCCGAGCTTCCACTGGGGTTTTATCGCAGCCTTCTTCTATTCGGCGCTCGATACGATCATTCTGCGTGGTCGTGCGCCATGGACGCTGAAAAATCATGCCGATCACAAACAATTGCGCGAGGCATCTGTCAGCAAGAAGATAGACTATCCGAAGCCGGACGGGGTCTTGACCTTTGATCGGCTGTCATCAGTTTTTATCTCTGATACCAATCACGAGGAGAACCAGCCCGCGCATCTGAAGCTCAAGGACCCGTCGGTGCCGATTGCCCACAATCTGCCGCTATATGACGAACCGGCCCAGCGTTACTGCCCGGCTGCCGTCTATGAGGTGGTTGAGGAAAACGGCGAACCGACATTCCGCATCAACGCGCAGAACTGTGTTCACTGCAAGACCTGCGACATCAAGGATCCGACCCAGAATATCAACTGGGTTGTGCCGGAAGGAGGCGGTGGCCCGAACTACGCGATGATGTAA
- a CDS encoding 4-(cytidine 5'-diphospho)-2-C-methyl-D-erythritol kinase, translated as MAAAPPSAPLSALSATLAPAKVNLYLHITGRRDDGYHMVDSLAMFADVGDELALTVADTHGDQTHGNQPGLYIDGPYAEALKAFPVQDNLIIRAVTALSDLAGKPRDDLVIRLVKNLPLGGGIGGGSADAGAVIRLLCPLWSLDPASRDVMALAAGLGADLPVCIKSEPRVMFGIGEVLTVPPMLPDLPAVLVNPGIAQPTPIVFKTRAELAQGAYDDPVELPEEGFATPTDMAEWLVAETANGLTAATRKLTPVVSDVLARIGIEDGALLSRMSGSGSTCFGLFADQASAVAAASRIAAAQPDWWVVPTTLRGTGF; from the coding sequence ATGGCTGCCGCACCGCCATCGGCCCCGCTGTCGGCCCTCTCGGCAACGCTGGCCCCGGCCAAGGTAAATCTCTACCTGCACATCACCGGACGCCGGGATGACGGTTATCACATGGTCGACAGCCTCGCCATGTTCGCTGATGTCGGGGATGAACTGGCACTGACGGTTGCGGACACCCATGGGGACCAGACCCATGGGAACCAGCCGGGCCTCTATATTGATGGTCCCTATGCCGAGGCGCTGAAGGCATTTCCGGTTCAGGATAATCTGATTATCCGGGCCGTTACGGCGCTCTCTGACCTCGCAGGCAAGCCCCGTGACGATCTGGTGATCCGTCTGGTCAAGAACCTGCCGCTGGGTGGTGGTATCGGTGGCGGTTCTGCCGATGCCGGTGCCGTGATCCGGCTCTTATGTCCGCTCTGGTCACTTGATCCAGCAAGCCGTGACGTGATGGCGCTGGCGGCGGGGCTTGGGGCTGATCTGCCGGTTTGCATCAAGTCCGAACCACGGGTGATGTTCGGTATCGGTGAGGTGCTGACCGTCCCGCCGATGCTGCCGGATCTGCCAGCCGTGCTGGTCAATCCCGGCATTGCACAACCGACCCCGATTGTCTTCAAAACCCGGGCTGAACTTGCGCAGGGTGCCTATGATGATCCGGTGGAATTGCCGGAGGAGGGCTTTGCCACCCCGACTGATATGGCCGAATGGCTGGTGGCTGAGACCGCCAACGGACTGACCGCTGCGACCCGCAAACTGACGCCGGTTGTCAGTGATGTGCTCGCCCGCATCGGCATCGAGGATGGTGCCTTGCTCTCGCGCATGTCGGGCAGTGGCAGCACCTGTTTCGGACTGTTTGCCGATCAGGCGTCAGCGGTGGCGGCAGCCAGCCGGATTGCCGCGGCACAGCCCGACTGGTGGGTAGTGCCGACAACCCTGCGCGGAACCGGCTTCTGA